In Ruminiclostridium papyrosolvens DSM 2782, the following proteins share a genomic window:
- a CDS encoding galactitol-1-phosphate 5-dehydrogenase, with amino-acid sequence MKAGVLHAKDDIRYEEIATPVALKGEVLVKVMATGICGSDLPRVLGDGAHFFPIVLGHEFSGEVAEIGEGVTSVKVGDRVAGVPLVPCLKCDDCQKGDYSLCKHYSFIGSREQGSFSEYVKMPEKNVVKFDDSVPFEQGAFFEPATVALHGLLCADYRAGEDVAILGGGTVGMFTAQWAKIFGAKRVFVFDIDNDRLALAKRLGADETINTLDKDFRQQIDRLTNNKGFGFVYETAGVDVTMKLAFEIAGNKASVCFIGTPTKDLVFTPKLFENMNRKEFKLTGSWMSYSAPFPGKEWALTAHYFSTGALQFDSSFIFKKVPLSNIKDAFDMFKVPGTVKGKVLIVND; translated from the coding sequence ATGAAAGCAGGAGTATTACATGCAAAAGATGATATTCGTTATGAGGAGATAGCTACCCCTGTGGCTTTAAAGGGAGAAGTTCTGGTAAAGGTGATGGCTACCGGTATATGTGGATCAGATCTTCCCAGAGTTCTTGGTGATGGAGCACATTTTTTCCCGATAGTGCTGGGTCATGAGTTTTCAGGAGAAGTAGCAGAAATAGGCGAAGGGGTGACTTCAGTAAAGGTCGGCGACAGAGTTGCCGGTGTACCCTTAGTTCCATGTCTGAAGTGTGATGACTGCCAGAAAGGTGATTATTCACTATGTAAGCACTATAGCTTTATTGGCTCAAGAGAGCAGGGAAGCTTTTCTGAATATGTGAAAATGCCTGAAAAAAATGTTGTAAAGTTTGATGATAGTGTACCTTTTGAGCAGGGAGCATTTTTTGAGCCTGCCACAGTAGCGCTTCACGGTTTACTTTGTGCTGATTATCGGGCAGGAGAAGATGTTGCCATCCTTGGTGGTGGAACGGTAGGCATGTTTACGGCACAGTGGGCAAAAATATTTGGTGCAAAAAGAGTATTTGTGTTTGATATTGATAATGACAGATTAGCACTTGCAAAAAGATTGGGTGCTGATGAGACTATTAATACTCTTGATAAGGATTTTAGACAGCAAATAGACAGGCTTACTAATAATAAGGGGTTTGGCTTTGTCTATGAAACCGCAGGTGTTGACGTAACGATGAAGCTGGCTTTTGAAATAGCAGGAAATAAGGCTTCTGTATGTTTTATTGGTACACCGACTAAGGATTTGGTATTTACTCCAAAACTATTTGAAAATATGAATAGAAAAGAGTTTAAGCTTACCGGCTCATGGATGTCATACAGTGCACCATTTCCGGGTAAAGAGTGGGCTCTTACGGCGCATTACTTTTCAACCGGAGCACTGCAGTTTGATTCCAGTTTTATATTCAAAAAAGTTCCTCTTAGTAATATTAAGGACGCTTTTGATATGTTCAAGGTTCCCGGAACTGTTAAGGGAAAAGTGCTTATAGTTAATGACTAA
- a CDS encoding class II D-tagatose-bisphosphate aldolase non-catalytic subunit, whose translation MTDLHPLKELVAKQKQGVPVGVYSACSANEYVIEAAMERALKSGSYVLIEATANQVNQFGGYTGMKPADFKEFVYDIARKVQFPVDKIILGGDHLGPLTWKNEKSDTAMEKSCELLKQYVSAGFTKIHIDTSMHLADDNINEKLDTGVIAERGALLCKVAEEAYAELVERDKNTVQPVYVVGSEVPIPGGSQEEDEGILVTKVSDFETTVATFKQAFYKLGLQKAWDNVIAVVVQPGVEFGDETIHEYNREAAKELCQALKKYPNLVFEGHSTDYQTRTGLREMVEDGIAILKVGPALTFALREGLFALSLIEEEMFRYNPDIHLSNLVNAFDEAMLQNPDNWRKHYHGNGEKLRFARKYSFSDRCRYYLPDPNVQKSIERMLQNLNTATIPLSLLSEYLPIQYSKVRNGKLSNDPISLLKDRVVNCIDDYLYATEAKCFV comes from the coding sequence ATGACAGATTTGCATCCATTGAAGGAATTAGTTGCAAAGCAGAAACAGGGAGTACCTGTTGGAGTATATTCTGCCTGCAGCGCAAATGAATACGTTATTGAGGCAGCTATGGAGAGAGCTTTAAAATCAGGTAGCTATGTATTAATCGAAGCAACCGCAAATCAGGTTAATCAGTTTGGGGGCTACACCGGTATGAAACCGGCAGATTTTAAAGAATTTGTATATGATATTGCCAGGAAAGTTCAATTTCCTGTAGATAAAATAATACTTGGCGGGGATCATCTGGGACCACTTACATGGAAAAATGAAAAATCTGATACAGCAATGGAAAAATCCTGTGAATTATTAAAACAGTATGTCTCGGCAGGCTTTACAAAAATACATATTGATACAAGTATGCACCTTGCAGATGATAATATCAACGAGAAGCTGGATACAGGTGTTATTGCTGAAAGAGGAGCTTTACTGTGCAAAGTTGCCGAAGAGGCATATGCGGAACTTGTTGAAAGAGATAAAAATACCGTGCAGCCTGTATATGTTGTGGGAAGTGAAGTACCTATTCCCGGAGGAAGTCAGGAAGAGGACGAAGGCATCCTTGTTACAAAGGTTAGCGATTTTGAAACAACCGTAGCAACCTTTAAACAGGCATTTTATAAGCTGGGGCTTCAGAAGGCTTGGGACAATGTTATTGCTGTTGTAGTTCAGCCGGGTGTTGAATTTGGTGATGAGACTATTCATGAATATAACCGTGAAGCAGCTAAGGAATTATGCCAGGCACTTAAGAAATATCCTAACCTTGTTTTTGAGGGCCATTCCACCGATTATCAGACTCGAACAGGACTCAGAGAAATGGTTGAGGACGGAATAGCTATTTTAAAGGTAGGCCCTGCATTAACTTTTGCATTGAGAGAGGGACTGTTTGCTCTTAGCTTGATTGAAGAAGAAATGTTCAGATACAATCCTGATATTCATCTATCAAACCTTGTTAATGCATTTGATGAGGCTATGCTTCAAAATCCCGATAATTGGAGGAAGCATTACCATGGCAATGGAGAGAAGCTCAGGTTTGCCAGAAAATACAGTTTCTCTGACAGATGCAGATACTATCTGCCCGATCCTAATGTACAGAAATCAATTGAGAGGATGTTACAAAACCTTAATACGGCAACAATACCACTATCCTTATTAAGTGAATACTTGCCTATTCAATACAGTAAAGTCAGAAATGGCAAACTATCCAACGATCCTATAAGTCTATTAAAAGACAGAGTTGTAAACTGTATTGATGACTATTTATATGCTACAGAAGCAAAATGTTTTGTTTAA
- a CDS encoding aldo/keto reductase produces MSNDIINPSLVPQRVLRGGDKMPGIGMGTFGSDRFSAEDIAAAVKGAAEVGFRLFDCASVYGNEHLIGDVFQDIMKSGISREELFITSKVWNDMHGKGDVLLSCAKTLKDLKLDYIDLYFVHWPFRNFHPKGAAPDYHNKDARPFSIEQYMETWYQMERLQKAGYVKHIGASNMTVPKLKELIKYCTIMPSAIEMELHPCFQQPEQFKFVLEHGIQPIGFCPIGSPTRPDRDKTSEDYVDIQEPVIVEIAKAHNVHPAVICIKWAVQRGQTPIPFSIFRNEYASNLRCAVEDPLTEEEMKKIESVDKNCRLIKGQVFLWDGAKDWTDLWDLNGEITK; encoded by the coding sequence ATGAGTAATGATATTATAAATCCAAGTTTAGTGCCTCAGAGAGTATTACGTGGAGGAGACAAGATGCCCGGTATTGGTATGGGCACTTTTGGTTCAGACAGATTCTCTGCCGAAGACATTGCAGCTGCCGTAAAAGGTGCCGCTGAGGTGGGTTTCAGATTGTTTGACTGTGCATCAGTTTATGGAAATGAACATTTAATCGGAGATGTTTTTCAAGATATTATGAAGTCAGGTATAAGCAGGGAAGAACTTTTTATTACTTCTAAGGTTTGGAATGATATGCATGGAAAAGGGGATGTTTTACTATCCTGTGCAAAAACCTTAAAGGATTTAAAACTTGACTACATAGACTTATATTTTGTACACTGGCCTTTCAGAAACTTCCATCCAAAGGGAGCTGCCCCTGATTACCATAATAAGGATGCAAGACCATTCTCAATTGAACAGTATATGGAAACATGGTACCAGATGGAAAGGTTACAGAAAGCAGGTTATGTTAAACATATAGGAGCATCAAATATGACTGTACCTAAATTAAAGGAATTGATTAAGTACTGTACAATCATGCCTTCAGCTATTGAAATGGAGCTTCATCCATGCTTCCAACAGCCTGAGCAATTCAAATTTGTTCTCGAACATGGCATACAGCCGATTGGATTTTGCCCTATAGGTTCTCCAACCAGACCGGATCGTGATAAAACTTCTGAGGATTATGTTGATATTCAGGAACCTGTAATTGTTGAGATAGCTAAAGCGCACAATGTTCATCCTGCTGTTATTTGTATCAAATGGGCTGTACAGAGAGGCCAGACTCCAATCCCATTCTCAATTTTTAGAAACGAATATGCAAGTAATCTTCGTTGTGCAGTTGAAGATCCATTAACTGAAGAAGAAATGAAAAAAATTGAAAGTGTTGATAAAAACTGTAGATTAATAAAAGGACAAGTATTCCTCTGGGATGGAGCAAAGGATTGGACGGATTTATGGGATTTGAACGGAGAAATAACAAAATAA
- a CDS encoding RbsD/FucU family protein: MLKGIPSILTPELLKTLMEMGHSDEIVIADGNFPSGTFGKKVIRLDGHGVPEVLDAILKFFPLDPYVEKPVALMEVVPGDAVETPIWEVYKEIINKHEPINNKIGNIERFAFYERAKSAYAVIATSEAALYANIILKKGVVIEK; this comes from the coding sequence ATGTTAAAAGGAATTCCTTCTATTTTAACCCCTGAACTACTCAAGACACTTATGGAGATGGGGCATAGTGATGAAATAGTAATAGCAGATGGAAATTTCCCGTCAGGTACCTTTGGGAAAAAGGTGATTAGGCTGGATGGACATGGAGTACCAGAGGTGTTGGATGCAATACTAAAGTTCTTCCCCCTTGATCCTTATGTTGAAAAGCCTGTGGCATTAATGGAAGTAGTACCCGGAGATGCTGTAGAAACACCAATATGGGAAGTTTATAAAGAAATAATTAACAAACACGAACCCATAAACAATAAAATAGGTAATATTGAAAGATTTGCTTTCTATGAAAGGGCAAAAAGTGCGTATGCAGTAATTGCAACAAGTGAAGCAGCACTCTATGCAAATATTATTTTAAAAAAAGGTGTAGTAATAGAGAAGTAA
- a CDS encoding MFS transporter — MMAVEPNGWKLEVNVELLAHIKKVYFNKDNLSDADMQISRKISVFEGCTARSILTLTSGAFLVGFAKFLGASNQISGIISAIPVLAGIVMAFSPIVFEKMENRKFITCLFCFIGRLLLGMMIIIPFIKVSRVFQLSILISVFFIANLLLAFTSPASQTWILDITPEKIRGVYFGRRESIVLGTVTIITLVMGQVLDRYEKRGDMLIGFAILYIFVIFSAIANFIMFSNIKEPCNKLAKNKVSFKNIFKIPLKNNVYMIVVLLMALWNIGFQLAAPFTSVYMVSHLKLGYSLITIMTVLASFTSVLSVRLWGRLADKKSWLYLIKLMVVIQILCFFIWFFINRNTLFLLPIAHILSGAAIAGINISINNIQYSFSPKESKTIYMGFSSAVNGIFGFCGTLAGAYFVKDADSLYFKVAGFTIENMQMIFLTAGVVLTGCLIVIRILKKYEDYATIQA; from the coding sequence ATGATGGCAGTTGAACCTAATGGATGGAAACTGGAGGTTAATGTGGAGTTATTAGCGCACATTAAAAAAGTATATTTTAATAAAGACAACCTTAGTGATGCCGATATGCAAATATCCAGAAAAATATCTGTTTTTGAAGGGTGTACTGCCAGAAGCATACTTACTTTGACAAGCGGTGCGTTTTTGGTGGGTTTTGCAAAATTTCTTGGTGCAAGTAATCAGATTTCAGGAATTATTTCTGCAATACCGGTATTAGCAGGGATAGTAATGGCATTCTCACCGATAGTTTTTGAAAAAATGGAAAACAGAAAGTTTATTACATGTTTGTTTTGCTTTATCGGCAGACTTTTACTGGGCATGATGATTATAATACCGTTTATAAAAGTATCCCGTGTATTTCAGCTCTCTATATTGATTTCAGTATTTTTTATTGCTAATTTACTCTTAGCTTTTACGTCACCTGCTTCGCAAACCTGGATTCTGGACATAACCCCTGAGAAAATAAGAGGGGTCTATTTTGGACGAAGGGAATCAATTGTATTGGGTACAGTCACAATTATTACTCTTGTAATGGGACAAGTACTTGATAGGTATGAAAAACGTGGAGATATGTTAATCGGATTTGCTATACTATACATATTTGTAATCTTTTCTGCAATAGCTAATTTTATTATGTTTTCAAATATTAAAGAACCTTGCAATAAGTTAGCAAAAAATAAAGTATCATTTAAAAACATATTTAAAATACCTTTAAAAAATAATGTTTATATGATAGTCGTTTTACTGATGGCATTATGGAATATAGGTTTTCAGCTTGCAGCTCCATTTACCTCTGTTTATATGGTTTCACATTTGAAGCTGGGGTATAGCTTGATAACAATAATGACTGTGCTTGCGTCATTTACAAGTGTACTCTCGGTAAGATTGTGGGGAAGACTGGCAGATAAAAAATCTTGGTTATACTTAATAAAATTGATGGTTGTTATTCAGATTCTATGCTTTTTTATATGGTTTTTTATCAATAGAAATACACTGTTTTTGTTACCAATAGCTCATATATTAAGCGGGGCAGCCATAGCCGGAATAAATATTTCCATAAACAATATTCAATATAGTTTTTCACCGAAAGAAAGTAAGACTATATACATGGGCTTTTCTTCCGCAGTTAACGGAATATTTGGGTTTTGCGGCACTTTGGCAGGAGCATATTTTGTTAAGGATGCAGATTCTTTATATTTTAAAGTTGCTGGTTTTACTATTGAAAATATGCAAATGATATTTCTCACAGCCGGAGTAGTACTAACGGGATGTTTAATTGTAATTCGAATACTAAAGAAGTATGAAGACTATGCAACTATTCAAGCATAA
- a CDS encoding sensor histidine kinase: MLTISISNKAITEKAKKNAERELTLIDKNLMNLTRNFEDYVRILSTENRLQNQLEFVRSNSLNSIENIDVEKTLKEVISNIVEPNTKMVAASIMSSKNILFDIGYADKSSVYSQFNNPMINKVIETKRPVWTNLFKLKYRYGSDENVFAIAKSIIGRNTGSRLGIAILYIKETDIASIYLDNILNESDKFFILDSKNNIISTQDKCDLYQKFDENKYLGRYKLNKLSNNGSLVSNIDGRQVLVTLHKFDKLDWKIISTTPMDEITSENKGITRLIIIIGVACLVFAFVASYLLSYTISKPILKLVKIMKEIKQGNLGLRADFNANDEIGMLGDGFNSLMDRINKLLEQIYTEQRLKRESEFRLLQSQIKPHFLYNTIETIISFIKLDLKENAIMSAKYLAGFYRISLSKGNDIITINDEMLLINNYLSIQKLRYVEYMDYQLQFDEEILRYQIPKLTLQPLVENSIYHGLKQKEDKGTLVIKGYKYKDCINIDVYDDGIGMTQDKIESILRGSSENNKSPDFGVSSVDSRLKLLYGKEYGLKIESLVGQYTKVTVRLPATEL; the protein is encoded by the coding sequence TTGCTTACTATCAGTATATCCAATAAGGCAATAACCGAAAAAGCCAAGAAAAATGCTGAACGTGAGCTGACGCTTATTGATAAGAATCTCATGAACCTCACCAGAAATTTCGAGGACTATGTAAGAATATTATCTACAGAAAACAGATTGCAAAATCAGCTTGAATTTGTAAGAAGTAATAGCTTGAATTCAATTGAAAATATAGATGTTGAAAAAACATTAAAAGAAGTAATCAGTAATATCGTAGAACCTAATACCAAGATGGTTGCTGCAAGTATCATGTCTTCAAAAAACATACTCTTTGACATAGGTTATGCAGATAAGTCAAGCGTATATTCCCAATTCAATAACCCTATGATTAACAAGGTGATTGAAACAAAAAGACCTGTTTGGACAAATCTGTTTAAATTAAAGTATCGTTATGGTTCTGATGAAAATGTTTTTGCGATTGCAAAATCTATTATCGGAAGAAATACAGGAAGCAGGCTGGGAATAGCAATACTTTATATTAAGGAAACTGATATTGCTTCAATATATTTAGATAATATATTAAATGAAAGTGATAAGTTTTTTATACTGGACAGTAAAAATAACATTATATCAACTCAGGATAAATGTGATTTATATCAAAAATTTGATGAAAATAAATATTTGGGTAGATATAAACTCAATAAATTATCGAATAATGGTAGTCTTGTATCAAATATAGATGGTAGACAAGTATTGGTGACCTTACATAAATTTGATAAGCTTGACTGGAAGATTATCAGTACCACTCCCATGGATGAAATAACCAGCGAGAATAAAGGAATAACAAGACTCATTATTATTATCGGCGTTGCATGCTTGGTGTTTGCTTTTGTAGCATCATATCTGTTGTCTTACACAATATCCAAGCCTATTTTAAAGTTGGTTAAAATTATGAAGGAAATAAAACAGGGAAATTTAGGACTGAGAGCTGATTTTAATGCTAATGATGAGATTGGAATGCTGGGAGACGGTTTTAACAGTCTAATGGATAGAATTAATAAACTATTGGAGCAAATTTACACTGAACAAAGGTTAAAGCGTGAAAGTGAATTCAGGCTTCTGCAATCGCAGATTAAGCCACATTTTCTTTATAATACCATTGAAACAATTATCTCATTTATAAAACTTGATTTAAAGGAAAATGCCATAATGTCAGCAAAGTATCTTGCCGGATTTTATAGAATTTCACTAAGTAAAGGCAATGACATTATAACAATAAATGATGAAATGCTTCTTATAAATAACTATTTATCCATACAAAAGTTAAGGTACGTAGAATATATGGATTATCAATTGCAATTTGATGAGGAAATATTAAGATATCAAATACCAAAGTTAACTTTACAGCCCCTTGTAGAGAATTCCATTTACCATGGCTTGAAGCAGAAAGAGGACAAAGGCACACTGGTGATTAAAGGGTATAAGTATAAGGATTGTATTAATATTGATGTTTATGATGATGGAATAGGAATGACTCAGGACAAAATTGAGAGTATACTTCGTGGTTCGTCAGAAAATAATAAGTCACCAGATTTTGGAGTTAGTAGCGTGGATTCAAGATTAAAGTTATTATATGGAAAGGAATACGGATTAAAGATAGAAAGCTTAGTTGGACAATACACCAAAGTCACTGTCAGACTGCCGGCTACAGAATTGTAA
- a CDS encoding response regulator yields MLKVMIVDDEFYFREALKISLLWGKLGFEICGEAKNGKEALQKIEELNPDITIVDINMPIMDGLEFAQKVKEKEIKTKILILTGHSEFSYAKQAVSLGVCNYILKPVNEDELTNCLCEMKADIEKEANIKVEVEKLKEQVKENIPLLKEKFLNDLVQGNSVIKSEEVFKKIKYLKMNMLSEYYQVAVIEIDYDEKREWTDDEKQLWIFAIKNITEEILQEHFELEMCYDSNDRLCVILCLNGDEDDSLIEHKFEKIRIVVDRYFNFSISIGIGNRKRDIFDVASSYKEAIIALKNKLTVGRNKVILYSLVDDLELKLNLFTAEHRSQLLLSMRTGNSEEIKIMLTNIFKDVRGKNIHYEILLVVCVEIVSVCMEIIAEMGISFKDIYPKNELNVLEEIQLKQSIDEMEAWINGIFTDAVEYIKRNKNTKASQLIEKVKKYILDNYHDDELDINKMAKSLFVNYGHLCFIFKRETGITINEYLTKFRIKKAKELIDSGNQLVVGVAKKVGYADANYFGKCFKKYYGLAPSKYIENVSHKKD; encoded by the coding sequence ATGCTCAAGGTTATGATTGTAGATGATGAGTTTTATTTTAGAGAGGCACTAAAAATATCACTGTTATGGGGCAAACTAGGATTTGAAATATGCGGTGAAGCGAAAAACGGAAAAGAAGCTCTGCAGAAAATAGAGGAGTTGAATCCCGATATAACCATTGTAGACATAAATATGCCAATAATGGATGGTTTGGAGTTTGCCCAAAAAGTAAAGGAAAAAGAGATTAAGACTAAAATTCTAATTTTAACCGGACATAGCGAATTTAGTTATGCTAAACAAGCAGTTTCATTAGGAGTATGCAACTATATACTGAAACCGGTAAATGAAGATGAACTGACAAATTGTTTATGTGAAATGAAAGCAGATATAGAAAAGGAAGCAAATATTAAAGTTGAGGTAGAAAAGTTAAAGGAACAGGTTAAAGAAAACATTCCATTACTTAAAGAAAAATTTTTAAATGACTTAGTACAAGGAAACTCAGTAATAAAGTCAGAGGAAGTTTTCAAAAAGATAAAATATCTCAAAATGAATATGCTTTCCGAATATTATCAAGTAGCGGTAATTGAAATTGACTATGATGAAAAACGGGAATGGACTGATGACGAAAAGCAGCTTTGGATATTTGCCATAAAAAATATTACAGAAGAAATACTACAGGAGCATTTTGAATTAGAAATGTGCTACGATAGTAATGATCGACTATGTGTTATATTGTGTTTAAACGGAGATGAAGACGACTCTTTAATAGAACATAAGTTTGAGAAAATCAGGATAGTAGTTGACAGATATTTTAATTTCTCCATTTCAATAGGTATTGGTAATAGAAAACGTGATATATTTGATGTTGCCAGTTCATATAAAGAAGCTATTATCGCTTTAAAAAATAAGCTTACCGTTGGCAGAAATAAAGTAATACTATATAGTTTAGTCGATGATTTGGAGCTAAAGCTGAATTTATTCACTGCTGAACACAGAAGCCAGTTGTTATTAAGTATGCGGACTGGAAATAGTGAAGAAATCAAAATCATGCTGACGAATATATTCAAAGATGTTCGGGGTAAGAATATTCACTATGAAATACTGCTTGTAGTTTGTGTTGAAATTGTGTCTGTATGTATGGAAATAATTGCTGAAATGGGCATTAGTTTTAAAGATATTTATCCTAAAAACGAGTTAAATGTACTTGAAGAAATTCAGTTAAAACAGTCTATAGATGAAATGGAAGCTTGGATAAATGGGATATTCACAGATGCTGTTGAATATATCAAAAGGAACAAGAATACCAAAGCATCACAGCTGATTGAAAAAGTCAAAAAATATATTTTGGATAACTATCATGATGACGAGCTTGATATTAATAAAATGGCAAAAAGTCTTTTTGTAAATTACGGGCATCTTTGTTTTATATTCAAAAGAGAAACAGGTATTACAATAAATGAGTATCTTACCAAATTCAGAATTAAGAAAGCTAAAGAACTTATTGACAGCGGAAATCAACTGGTTGTAGGTGTGGCAAAAAAGGTTGGTTATGCTGATGCTAACTACTTTGGAAAGTGTTTTAAGAAATATTACGGGCTTGCTCCCAGTAAATACATAGAAAATGTGAGTCATAAGAAAGATTAA
- a CDS encoding ABC transporter substrate-binding protein produces the protein MIKLKKVAVFALSAAMVTSLAACGGGNTASDSSVSSSTASTSKASVQSGEKVKLKFLSLSADDNRNKIRENYIKTNIAKEMPNVEVEYDLGGGGDDYANKLKAYNASGDMPDVWFSEQNLSSVVISAGNALDLASYVKNTGFDKKFAMKEVITPDADGKLYCVQSGSDQYFTPRLWYHKDIFTKNNLQVPKTFDELVKVCETLKSKGITPISIVGKGGWTPNLHMLQTMIMAEDPQVAVDLANNKTDFSNPVVKNALGRIQKLVKAGAFAQGVTNIDYGPAVEMYTSNKAAMLAMFTWELPNLEKASPDTDFMVWPAAKDGVDANASIQFWGAPLSGYLVAAKTKNPEVAAQFAMFCATQDALFYNTDNKAPTALETGVKIEGMSELAKKNLDQFNNAKLKIPSLWSAIYSTKMSAEITTLDSNLLTGDYSPDEFIKAINPIWAKNFSK, from the coding sequence ATGATTAAATTGAAAAAAGTTGCAGTATTTGCTCTTTCAGCGGCAATGGTTACTTCATTGGCAGCTTGCGGAGGCGGAAATACAGCATCAGACAGTTCAGTATCATCTTCAACAGCATCAACTTCAAAAGCATCTGTTCAATCAGGTGAAAAGGTTAAGCTGAAATTCCTCTCTTTAAGTGCTGATGATAACAGAAACAAAATCAGAGAAAATTACATAAAAACAAATATCGCAAAAGAAATGCCAAATGTAGAAGTTGAATACGATTTGGGCGGCGGTGGAGATGATTACGCCAATAAGTTAAAAGCTTATAACGCTTCAGGAGATATGCCGGATGTATGGTTCTCCGAGCAGAATCTTTCATCTGTAGTAATTTCAGCAGGAAATGCATTGGACTTAGCATCATATGTCAAAAATACCGGCTTCGATAAGAAATTTGCTATGAAAGAAGTTATAACACCGGATGCAGATGGTAAGTTATATTGTGTACAATCCGGTTCAGATCAGTACTTTACTCCAAGATTGTGGTACCACAAGGATATTTTTACAAAGAATAATCTTCAGGTACCAAAGACTTTTGATGAATTGGTTAAAGTTTGTGAGACTTTGAAGTCAAAAGGAATTACGCCTATTTCTATAGTTGGTAAGGGTGGATGGACTCCTAATCTTCACATGCTTCAGACTATGATAATGGCTGAAGATCCACAGGTTGCAGTTGATCTGGCAAATAATAAGACCGATTTCAGCAATCCTGTTGTTAAAAATGCATTGGGAAGAATTCAGAAACTTGTAAAAGCCGGTGCATTTGCTCAGGGTGTTACAAATATAGATTATGGTCCTGCAGTTGAAATGTATACTTCAAACAAAGCGGCTATGCTGGCTATGTTTACATGGGAACTTCCAAATCTTGAGAAAGCTAGTCCTGATACTGACTTTATGGTATGGCCTGCAGCAAAAGACGGAGTTGATGCAAATGCATCTATCCAATTCTGGGGTGCACCATTAAGCGGATATTTAGTAGCGGCTAAAACAAAGAATCCTGAAGTGGCTGCTCAGTTCGCAATGTTCTGTGCAACTCAGGACGCTCTGTTCTATAATACTGATAATAAGGCTCCAACAGCACTTGAGACTGGTGTTAAAATTGAAGGTATGTCAGAATTGGCAAAGAAGAACCTTGATCAATTCAATAATGCTAAGTTAAAGATACCTTCATTATGGTCGGCAATATACAGTACAAAGATGTCGGCAGAAATAACCACTCTTGACAGCAACCTTCTTACAGGTGATTATTCACCGGATGAATTTATTAAAGCTATCAATCCTATATGGGCTAAAAACTTTAGTAAATAA
- a CDS encoding carbohydrate ABC transporter permease — translation MNKNYNSKLAIFIFAFPTLILFTAFVVYPIFPEIIISFQNNDGFRNMGFVGFDNYVSILTSASFWKANMNTLIIVIISTCIGLPISLFLALLVDRQTEGVRRFFKFSSVFPAVLSVTVIGQMWIAIYNPQWGLIDSVLRAIGLNNLALGWLSDKRTVVVSITVAFLWQYIGLNALLFYTGIKSIPKTYYEAATIDGASFLKTSIKITIPLLQDVTKYLLVVSVLGCMSQFAHVRIMTAGGPGDASRTVIYELYHRAFSASDYGQGCAIAVIFIIECLVLTCLINKFVAKEKIEF, via the coding sequence ATGAATAAAAACTATAATAGTAAACTTGCAATTTTTATATTTGCTTTTCCAACTTTAATCTTATTTACAGCTTTTGTTGTATATCCTATTTTCCCTGAAATAATTATAAGTTTTCAAAATAATGACGGCTTTAGAAATATGGGATTTGTGGGTTTTGATAATTATGTAAGTATTCTTACTTCTGCTTCCTTCTGGAAAGCAAATATGAATACATTGATAATTGTAATAATCTCAACTTGCATAGGACTTCCTATTTCATTATTCCTTGCATTATTAGTAGACAGACAAACAGAAGGTGTAAGAAGATTTTTCAAATTCAGTAGTGTATTCCCGGCAGTACTTTCAGTTACCGTAATAGGTCAGATGTGGATTGCAATTTATAACCCTCAATGGGGATTAATTGATAGTGTATTAAGAGCAATTGGATTAAACAACCTTGCATTGGGATGGCTGTCCGACAAAAGGACAGTTGTAGTTTCAATTACTGTAGCCTTCCTTTGGCAGTACATTGGCTTAAACGCATTGCTTTTCTATACCGGTATTAAATCCATACCAAAGACTTACTATGAAGCAGCAACAATAGACGGAGCATCTTTCCTGAAAACGAGTATAAAAATAACAATACCTCTTTTACAGGATGTTACCAAATACTTATTAGTAGTATCAGTACTTGGATGTATGTCCCAGTTTGCACATGTTAGAATAATGACAGCAGGAGGGCCGGGTGATGCATCAAGAACAGTCATCTACGAATTGTACCATAGGGCATTTTCGGCTTCTGATTACGGACAGGGATGTGCAATTGCAGTTATCTTTATAATTGAATGTCTTGTGTTAACATGTTTAATTAACAAATTTGTTGCAAAAGAAAAAATTGAATTCTAA